From Actinosynnema mirum DSM 43827, a single genomic window includes:
- a CDS encoding prephenate dehydrogenase, whose translation MRELCVVGLGLIGGSVLRAAVAAGWTAWGATASEEDAGTARADGFDVVDLVEALARAQRSDALVVLAVPLPAVERVLRMLPAGVRLTDVVSVKGPVADLVGRCAPSARYVGGHPMAGTSASGWAASDVALFRGAAWVVAAEDGCDLDVLGDVVRLALAVGAHVVPTDADEHDVAVARVSHLPHVLAAVLASVGAEGGPLALALAAGSFGDATRVAGSDPDLVRAMCEGNRNALLGAVDDALGRLGAARGSLASTGGLAKTIDAGHAARGRLDALRADEGAEVTVDLAARDAREALRAVGARGGRVVALDGTTALARTF comes from the coding sequence GTGCGTGAGCTGTGCGTGGTCGGGTTGGGGTTGATCGGCGGTTCGGTGCTGCGGGCGGCGGTGGCCGCCGGGTGGACCGCCTGGGGCGCCACGGCGTCCGAGGAGGACGCCGGGACGGCGCGCGCCGACGGGTTCGACGTGGTCGACCTGGTCGAGGCGCTGGCCCGCGCCCAGCGCTCGGACGCCTTGGTGGTGCTGGCGGTGCCGCTGCCCGCCGTGGAGCGGGTGCTGCGGATGCTGCCCGCCGGGGTGCGGCTGACCGACGTGGTGAGCGTGAAGGGCCCGGTGGCCGACCTGGTGGGCCGCTGCGCGCCGTCGGCCCGGTACGTGGGCGGGCACCCGATGGCGGGCACCTCCGCGTCGGGCTGGGCGGCGAGCGACGTGGCGCTGTTCCGGGGCGCGGCGTGGGTGGTGGCGGCCGAGGACGGGTGCGACCTGGACGTGCTGGGCGACGTGGTGCGGCTGGCGCTGGCGGTGGGCGCGCACGTGGTGCCGACCGACGCGGACGAGCACGACGTGGCGGTGGCGCGGGTGTCGCACCTGCCGCACGTGCTGGCGGCGGTGCTGGCCAGCGTGGGCGCGGAGGGCGGGCCGCTGGCGCTGGCGCTGGCCGCCGGGTCGTTCGGCGACGCGACGCGGGTGGCGGGCAGCGACCCGGACCTGGTGCGCGCGATGTGCGAGGGCAACCGGAACGCGCTGCTGGGCGCGGTGGACGACGCGCTGGGCCGGTTGGGCGCGGCGCGCGGGTCGCTGGCGTCCACGGGCGGGCTGGCGAAGACGATCGACGCCGGGCACGCGGCGCGCGGGCGGTTGGACGCGCTGCGCGCGGACGAGGGCGCCGAGGTGACCGTGGACCTGGCCGCGCGGGACGCCCGCGAGGCGCTGCGCGCGGTGGGCGCGCGCGGTGGGCGCGTGGTGGCGCTGGACGGCACGACCGCGCTGGCGAGGACCTTCTGA
- a CDS encoding M20 metallopeptidase family protein has translation MSTPAPSPSEHTEDPRFTGLSEEARALQPRTVALRRQVHRHPEQGLDLPRTQAAVLHALEGLPLEITTGTTSSSVVAVLRGERPGPTVLLRGDMDALPVQEETGLDYASEVPGAMHACGHDAHVAMLASAARLLSGRRDALAGQVLFMFQPGEEGHHGARFMLEEGLLDAAGARPVKALALHVSATVASGVVLTRPGPMMASADTFRVLVRGRGGHGGMPHDALDPVPAAAAMVGALQTMVARRVSVHRPAVVTVGRIEAGTTNNVIPETALLEGTIRTLSEETRTLVHRELVAVCEHVAAAHGCAAEVEVTPGYPVTVNDAEVAPRLLELASTVLGPRWVAEAEDPLMGAEDFSYVLREVPGAMAFLGACPRGVDLARAEPNHSGRALFDEAALEHGVVVYSAFALDALR, from the coding sequence ATGAGCACACCCGCGCCCAGCCCGTCCGAGCACACCGAGGACCCGCGCTTCACCGGCCTGTCCGAGGAGGCCCGCGCGCTCCAGCCGCGAACCGTGGCGCTGCGCAGGCAGGTGCACCGGCACCCCGAGCAGGGGCTGGACCTGCCGAGGACGCAGGCCGCGGTGCTGCACGCGCTGGAGGGCCTGCCGCTGGAGATCACCACCGGCACGACCTCGTCCTCGGTGGTGGCGGTGCTGCGCGGGGAGCGGCCGGGGCCGACGGTGCTGCTGCGCGGGGACATGGACGCGCTGCCCGTGCAGGAGGAGACCGGGCTGGACTACGCCTCCGAGGTGCCGGGCGCCATGCACGCGTGCGGGCACGACGCGCACGTGGCGATGCTCGCCTCGGCCGCCCGGCTGCTGTCGGGCAGGCGGGACGCGCTGGCGGGCCAGGTCCTGTTCATGTTCCAGCCCGGCGAGGAGGGCCACCACGGGGCCCGGTTCATGCTGGAGGAGGGCCTGCTCGACGCGGCGGGGGCGCGGCCGGTGAAGGCGCTGGCGCTGCACGTGTCGGCGACGGTCGCCTCCGGCGTGGTGCTGACCCGGCCGGGGCCGATGATGGCCTCGGCGGACACCTTCCGGGTGCTCGTGCGCGGGCGCGGCGGGCACGGCGGGATGCCGCACGACGCGCTCGACCCGGTGCCCGCGGCGGCGGCGATGGTGGGCGCGCTCCAGACCATGGTGGCCCGGCGGGTCAGCGTGCACCGGCCCGCGGTGGTGACGGTGGGCCGGATCGAGGCGGGCACCACGAACAACGTCATCCCGGAGACCGCCCTGCTGGAGGGCACGATCCGGACCCTGTCCGAGGAGACCCGGACCCTGGTCCACCGGGAGCTGGTGGCGGTGTGCGAGCACGTCGCCGCCGCGCACGGCTGCGCCGCCGAGGTGGAGGTGACGCCCGGCTACCCGGTCACGGTCAACGACGCCGAGGTCGCGCCGCGGCTGCTGGAGCTGGCGTCGACCGTGCTGGGCCCGCGCTGGGTCGCCGAGGCCGAGGACCCGCTGATGGGCGCCGAGGACTTCTCCTACGTGCTGCGCGAGGTGCCGGGCGCCATGGCGTTCCTGGGGGCCTGCCCGCGCGGGGTGGACCTGGCGCGCGCCGAGCCGAACCACTCGGGCCGGGCCCTGTTCGACGAGGCCGCGCTGGAGCACGGGGTGGTGGTCTACAGCGCGTTCGCGCTGGACGCCCTGCGGTGA
- a CDS encoding tRNA adenosine deaminase-associated protein, which yields MPEQEPPVHGFAVAVVREDNRWRCSTLDGDALSELDAAITQLRGLRSTGAVFGLLAVDDEFFIVLRPVPGGVSLLLSDAAAALDYDIAADVLDLLRVDPPDEEDEELWPEGDLAVLADLGMPKHELQVIVDEVDLYPDEQLQMIAQRIGFGEEFTRLLDTLQA from the coding sequence ATGCCTGAGCAGGAGCCGCCGGTGCACGGCTTCGCGGTCGCGGTCGTCCGGGAGGACAACCGCTGGCGGTGCAGCACCCTGGACGGCGACGCGCTGTCGGAGTTGGACGCGGCGATCACCCAGTTGCGGGGGCTGCGCTCCACGGGCGCGGTGTTCGGGCTCCTGGCGGTGGACGACGAGTTCTTCATCGTGCTGCGCCCGGTGCCGGGCGGGGTGTCGCTGCTGCTGTCCGACGCGGCGGCGGCCCTGGACTACGACATCGCCGCCGACGTGCTGGACCTGCTGCGCGTCGACCCTCCCGACGAGGAGGACGAGGAGCTGTGGCCCGAGGGCGACCTCGCGGTCCTGGCGGACCTGGGGATGCCGAAGCACGAGCTGCAGGTGATCGTCGACGAGGTCGACCTGTACCCGGACGAGCAGCTGCAGATGATCGCCCAGCGGATCGGCTTCGGCGAGGAGTTCACCCGCCTGCTGGACACCCTCCAGGCGTGA
- a CDS encoding nucleoside deaminase → MVGAALEAAAGAGEDIPIGAAVFGPDGAELARACNARERLGDPTAHAEVLALRAAAAVFGDGWRLGGCTLAVTVEPCAMCAGALVLARVDRVVFGAWEPKTGAAGSLWDVVRDRRLNHRAEVVGGVREAECAALMRDFFAGRDTSERWPESG, encoded by the coding sequence ATGGTCGGCGCCGCCCTGGAGGCGGCGGCGGGCGCGGGCGAGGACATCCCGATCGGCGCGGCGGTCTTCGGCCCGGACGGCGCGGAGCTGGCGCGGGCCTGCAACGCGCGCGAGCGCCTGGGCGACCCGACCGCGCACGCCGAGGTCCTGGCCCTGCGCGCGGCGGCGGCGGTCTTCGGCGACGGCTGGCGGCTGGGCGGCTGCACCCTGGCGGTGACGGTCGAGCCGTGCGCGATGTGCGCGGGCGCCCTGGTGCTGGCGCGGGTGGACCGCGTGGTGTTCGGCGCGTGGGAGCCGAAGACGGGCGCGGCGGGCTCCCTGTGGGACGTGGTCCGCGACCGCAGGCTCAACCACCGGGCCGAGGTGGTCGGCGGGGTCCGCGAGGCCGAGTGCGCGGCGCTGATGCGGGACTTCTTCGCAGGTCGGGACACGTCCGAACGGTGGCCGGAGAGCGGCTGA
- a CDS encoding tyrosine-type recombinase/integrase codes for MPREKKGRSANGRSSIYYSETDQSWHGWVTVGTKDNGQSDRRHVRGKNQDEVSDKVSKLERMRDQGRVTKAGQNWTVETWLKHWLENIVAPPVVSENAYSAYEVAVRVHLVPGIGAHRLVKLQPEHLEKLYRAIMRKSTKFGPTTSSSTAHQVHRTIRAALNVAVRRKHLTENPALEARAPKLEETEVEPYSVDQVKALLVTALKRRNSARWAIALALGLRQGEALGLRWQDVDLEVGTLVVRRNRLRPKWRHGCTEPCGKKHGGYCPQRVALREETAGTKSAAGKRGMGLPDELVRLLRVHRDVQARERERAAELWTDTGYVFTTPTGGPLNPRSDYDEWKRLLDIAKVPDGRLHDARHTAATVLLLLGVPERTVMGIMGWSNTAMAARYQHVTAAIRLDVAQRVGGLLWEPAEKPTEPRDEGEEGDATGALIPTA; via the coding sequence ATGCCGCGCGAGAAAAAGGGCCGGAGTGCCAACGGCCGGTCCAGCATCTACTACAGCGAGACGGACCAGAGCTGGCACGGCTGGGTCACGGTCGGCACGAAGGACAACGGCCAGTCCGACCGCAGGCACGTCCGGGGGAAGAACCAGGACGAGGTCTCGGACAAGGTGAGCAAGCTGGAGCGGATGCGCGACCAGGGACGGGTGACAAAAGCCGGGCAGAACTGGACCGTGGAAACCTGGCTGAAGCACTGGCTGGAGAACATCGTGGCTCCGCCGGTCGTCTCCGAGAACGCGTACAGCGCGTACGAAGTGGCGGTGCGGGTGCACCTGGTGCCCGGTATCGGCGCTCATCGGCTGGTGAAGTTGCAGCCGGAGCACCTGGAGAAGCTGTACCGGGCGATCATGCGGAAGAGCACGAAGTTCGGTCCAACCACCAGCTCTTCCACCGCGCACCAGGTGCACCGGACGATCCGGGCCGCGCTGAACGTCGCGGTTCGGCGCAAGCACCTGACCGAGAACCCGGCGTTGGAGGCGCGGGCGCCCAAGCTGGAGGAGACCGAGGTCGAGCCGTACTCGGTCGACCAGGTCAAGGCTCTGCTGGTGACGGCGCTCAAGCGGCGGAACAGCGCGCGGTGGGCGATCGCGCTGGCGCTCGGACTGCGCCAGGGTGAAGCGCTCGGACTGCGGTGGCAGGACGTGGACTTGGAGGTGGGGACGCTCGTGGTCCGCCGCAACCGGCTGCGGCCGAAGTGGAGGCACGGGTGCACCGAGCCTTGCGGCAAGAAGCACGGCGGGTACTGCCCACAGCGGGTGGCGTTGCGGGAGGAGACCGCTGGGACGAAGTCGGCTGCGGGCAAGCGCGGGATGGGTCTGCCCGACGAGCTGGTGAGGCTGCTCAGGGTGCACCGGGACGTGCAGGCGCGGGAGCGTGAGCGGGCCGCTGAGCTGTGGACGGACACGGGGTACGTCTTCACCACCCCGACCGGTGGGCCGCTCAACCCGAGGTCGGACTACGACGAGTGGAAGCGGCTGCTGGACATCGCCAAGGTCCCGGACGGACGGCTGCACGACGCCCGGCACACCGCAGCGACCGTGCTCCTGCTGCTGGGCGTTCCCGAGCGGACCGTCATGGGGATCATGGGCTGGTCCAACACCGCGATGGCCGCGCGCTACCAGCACGTCACCGCAGCGATCCGGCTGGACGTGGCTCAGCGGGTCGGAGGATTGCTCTGGGAGCCCGCTGAGAAGCCCACTGAGCCCCGCGATGAGGGCGAGGAGGGTGATGCCACCGGAGCGCTTATCCCGACCGCCTGA
- a CDS encoding helix-turn-helix domain-containing protein: MSTNGRNAEIAELIARLTVLMTASPERQVPAQRPAPVRVLLTVEEAAERLGIGKTKAYALVKAGSLESVLIGRLRRVHVDAIDHYTARLVAEQSSARPAA, encoded by the coding sequence ATGAGCACCAACGGTCGCAATGCGGAGATAGCGGAACTGATCGCCAGGTTGACCGTTCTCATGACCGCTTCCCCTGAGCGCCAGGTCCCTGCGCAACGCCCCGCGCCGGTGCGGGTCCTGCTGACCGTGGAGGAAGCCGCCGAACGGCTCGGCATCGGCAAGACCAAGGCTTACGCGCTGGTCAAGGCCGGTTCCCTTGAGTCGGTGCTGATCGGCCGACTGCGGCGCGTCCACGTGGACGCGATCGACCACTACACCGCTCGGCTGGTCGCCGAGCAGTCTTCCGCCCGTCCGGCCGCTTAG
- a CDS encoding DUF3631 domain-containing protein has product MSAALRAVPTAQPAPGHVVLDQVRDFVKRFSVFPDEHCAPTLALWYAHTWVADAFYTTPRLVLSSPEAGSGKTRVLEIAQHLTREPEMTAGGSAAALVRMVAAGPISILMDEVDTVFGTGGAGNEEVRQMLNLGYKRTATIPKTKGDPASGFTVERLPIFAPAALAGLAGRMPDTITTRAITIHLRRRRHDEPVEPYRESKVVRQATPIREALGDWTASIGENLIEAEPDMPPGVEDRPAEIWEPLLAIADVAGGHWPETARAACSHFVLNQKSTQTLGVRLLDDLRALFTAEGTERMHTAEIVTRLRGLEDAPWADLNGKPLDSRQLARQLSLYQVAPLTFKHKNTNAKGYVTYPTNTQVTQVGLADAWARYLAPEHNGGAV; this is encoded by the coding sequence ATGAGCGCCGCGCTACGGGCCGTGCCGACCGCACAGCCCGCACCTGGCCACGTGGTTCTCGACCAGGTCCGTGACTTCGTGAAGCGCTTCTCCGTGTTTCCCGACGAGCACTGCGCGCCGACGTTGGCGCTCTGGTACGCGCACACCTGGGTGGCGGACGCCTTCTACACGACGCCACGGCTGGTGCTGTCCTCTCCGGAAGCGGGATCGGGGAAGACGCGCGTGCTGGAGATCGCGCAGCACCTCACCAGGGAACCGGAGATGACGGCCGGTGGTTCGGCTGCCGCGCTCGTGCGGATGGTCGCGGCCGGACCGATCAGCATCCTCATGGACGAGGTCGACACGGTCTTCGGCACGGGCGGGGCGGGCAACGAGGAAGTCCGCCAGATGCTCAACCTCGGGTACAAGCGGACCGCCACGATCCCGAAGACCAAGGGCGACCCGGCGTCGGGGTTCACGGTGGAGCGTCTGCCGATCTTCGCCCCCGCAGCGCTGGCCGGGCTCGCCGGGCGGATGCCCGACACGATCACCACCCGCGCCATCACGATCCACCTGCGCCGCCGCCGGCATGACGAGCCGGTCGAGCCGTACCGGGAGTCCAAAGTGGTCCGGCAGGCCACCCCGATCCGGGAAGCGCTCGGCGACTGGACGGCGAGCATCGGCGAAAACCTGATCGAGGCTGAGCCGGACATGCCGCCGGGTGTGGAGGACCGACCGGCAGAGATCTGGGAACCGCTGCTGGCGATCGCCGACGTGGCCGGCGGGCACTGGCCGGAGACCGCTCGGGCCGCGTGCAGCCACTTCGTGCTCAACCAGAAGTCCACCCAGACGCTCGGCGTTCGTCTACTGGACGACCTGCGCGCGCTGTTCACCGCTGAGGGCACCGAGCGGATGCACACCGCCGAGATCGTGACCCGGCTGCGCGGGCTGGAAGACGCGCCGTGGGCCGACCTGAACGGCAAGCCGCTCGATTCCCGGCAGCTCGCCAGGCAATTGAGCCTCTACCAGGTCGCGCCGCTGACCTTCAAGCACAAGAACACCAATGCCAAGGGCTACGTCACCTATCCCACCAATACCCAGGTAACCCAGGTCGGGCTTGCCGACGCTTGGGCGCGCTACCTGGCTCCCGAGCACAACGGAGGGGCCGTATGA
- a CDS encoding cell division protein FtsK, with the protein MSLPTARSTPDPDENNVVHLADARARAAATEPTAVVERAPEVLDAEVVEDDAPTELVQVDQPDSSDDSTWVSRLRETERLPIIPGYLRTLSEVRQTAAWVGRHYAHATGYHAARTPLYLLKLAARSPQGALLLMAATGRWVADAEGRPLRREMAVRGEAEKYLRLVQERNARVRFRTVLLAAGSALGVVLLVLLPGVAPEWVWWVCVTAALAVLGKLGTPQDRPVAGRAVVGPQAQKLTSDVVVRALSSLGIGGINQAVGKNAHAIGFTAPITRDGPGWRADVELPPGVTATEVVEKRDKLASGLGRPLGCVWPENNASGHPGQLVLWVGDRDMSKAKQPAWSLRRGGAVDLFKPQPFGTDVRGRWVEVTLMFVAGIIGAIPRMGKTFTLRELLLIAALDPRSELHSYDLKGTGDLSPLAPVCHRYRAGDDPEDLEYAVADLRALRQELRRRTKVIRELPKDLCPENKVTTELASKRSLRLHPIVIGVDECQVWFEHPEFGAEVEEICTDLVKRGPATGIVLLLATQRPDSKSIPTQISDNAVLRFCLKVTGQMANDMVLGTSSYRNGERATQFSFSDKGIGLLKGVTDETKTVKGVYVDGPGAETIAGRARALRTAAGLLTGYAAGLDAEVVDGDVTSTLLPDVLAAMGSADKMWSESIVERLAELRPGAYGQWADQDGKGRAVQLAAALKPHGVSTGQVWGTDADGKGANRRGLTRADVAAAVTDSASK; encoded by the coding sequence ATGAGCCTGCCTACCGCGAGGAGCACCCCCGACCCCGACGAGAACAACGTGGTCCACCTGGCCGACGCACGCGCCAGGGCTGCCGCGACCGAACCGACCGCCGTGGTGGAGCGGGCGCCGGAGGTCCTGGACGCCGAGGTGGTGGAGGACGACGCCCCGACCGAGCTGGTGCAGGTCGACCAGCCGGACAGCTCGGACGACTCCACCTGGGTGTCCCGGCTGCGGGAGACCGAGCGGCTGCCGATCATCCCCGGCTACCTGCGCACGCTGTCCGAGGTGCGGCAGACCGCCGCGTGGGTGGGCAGGCACTACGCCCACGCCACCGGCTACCACGCGGCGCGTACCCCGCTGTACCTGCTCAAGCTCGCCGCGCGGTCCCCACAGGGCGCGTTGCTGCTCATGGCAGCGACCGGCCGGTGGGTAGCTGATGCCGAGGGACGTCCGCTGCGGCGGGAGATGGCGGTCAGGGGTGAGGCGGAGAAGTACCTCCGCCTGGTGCAGGAGCGGAACGCGCGGGTCCGGTTCCGGACTGTCCTGCTGGCGGCCGGGTCGGCACTCGGCGTGGTGCTGCTGGTGCTGTTGCCCGGTGTCGCGCCCGAATGGGTGTGGTGGGTCTGCGTCACCGCAGCGCTGGCGGTACTGGGCAAGCTCGGCACGCCGCAGGACCGGCCGGTCGCCGGGCGTGCCGTGGTCGGGCCGCAGGCTCAGAAGCTCACCAGTGACGTGGTGGTGCGGGCGCTGTCCTCCCTCGGCATCGGCGGGATCAACCAGGCCGTGGGCAAGAACGCCCACGCGATCGGGTTCACCGCGCCCATCACCCGCGACGGCCCCGGCTGGCGGGCGGACGTGGAACTACCGCCGGGCGTGACCGCCACCGAGGTGGTGGAGAAGCGGGACAAGCTCGCGTCCGGGCTGGGGCGTCCGCTGGGTTGCGTGTGGCCGGAGAACAACGCCAGCGGCCACCCCGGTCAGCTCGTGCTGTGGGTCGGGGACCGGGACATGTCCAAGGCCAAGCAGCCCGCGTGGTCACTGCGGCGCGGTGGCGCGGTCGACCTGTTCAAGCCGCAGCCGTTCGGCACGGACGTGCGCGGCCGGTGGGTCGAGGTCACGCTCATGTTCGTCGCCGGGATCATCGGCGCGATCCCCCGCATGGGCAAGACGTTCACGCTCCGGGAGCTGCTGCTCATCGCCGCGCTCGACCCGCGCTCCGAGCTGCACTCCTACGACCTCAAGGGCACCGGCGACCTGTCGCCGCTCGCCCCGGTGTGCCACCGGTACCGGGCCGGTGACGACCCGGAGGACTTGGAGTACGCGGTAGCCGATCTTCGGGCACTGCGGCAGGAACTCCGGCGGCGCACCAAGGTGATCCGGGAGCTGCCCAAGGACCTGTGCCCGGAGAACAAGGTCACGACCGAGCTGGCGTCGAAGAGGTCGCTGCGGTTGCACCCGATCGTCATCGGCGTGGACGAGTGCCAGGTGTGGTTCGAGCACCCGGAGTTCGGCGCGGAGGTCGAGGAGATCTGCACCGACCTGGTGAAGCGCGGTCCGGCCACCGGGATCGTGCTGCTGCTGGCGACCCAGCGGCCCGATTCCAAGTCGATCCCCACGCAGATCAGCGACAACGCGGTGCTGCGGTTCTGCCTCAAGGTCACCGGGCAGATGGCGAACGACATGGTGCTGGGCACCAGCAGCTACCGCAACGGCGAGCGGGCCACCCAGTTCTCTTTCTCCGACAAGGGGATCGGGCTGCTGAAGGGCGTCACCGACGAGACGAAGACGGTCAAGGGCGTCTACGTGGACGGGCCCGGCGCGGAGACCATCGCGGGCCGCGCTCGTGCGCTGCGGACGGCCGCCGGGTTGCTCACCGGGTACGCCGCCGGTCTGGACGCCGAGGTGGTCGACGGGGACGTGACGTCCACGCTGCTGCCGGACGTGCTGGCCGCGATGGGCTCGGCGGACAAGATGTGGTCCGAGTCCATCGTGGAGCGGTTGGCCGAGCTGCGGCCCGGTGCCTACGGGCAGTGGGCCGACCAGGACGGCAAGGGCCGCGCGGTGCAGCTCGCTGCGGCGCTCAAGCCGCACGGGGTCAGCACCGGCCAGGTCTGGGGTACCGACGCGGACGGCAAGGGCGCCAACCGTCGGGGCCTCACCCGCGCCGACGTCGCCGCAGCCGTGACGGACAGTGCCAGCAAGTAG